The following proteins are co-located in the Echinicola sp. 20G genome:
- a CDS encoding efflux RND transporter periplasmic adaptor subunit encodes MKKFLYAVLTAGIAGFVSSCGSEANTQASRQPGAVAVKATTVKSEHVTGLDVYPGTVVPLNEIEIRPQVSGYINKIFIKDGQEVNKGQKLYEIDRSKYQAAYEQAKANLKSAKANLVRVKRDLERYEALDAKEAIAKQQLDYAKADILTAESQVASAEAQVKSTETDYNYSVITAPFAGTVGISQVRLGAQVSAGQTLLNSLSSDDPVLVDFVINEKSIRRFSKMMKDENLPDSTFTIRFNKNDVYGHHGMLTTIDRAVGRQSGTINLRVEFPNPEKELVPGMTVNLQVLNQDIGEQVTIPFKSVTEQMGEYFVYVIDNENTVHQQNIVLGSKAGADIVVREGLKPGQKIVVEGIQKLREGAKVSTEAPAQQSK; translated from the coding sequence ATGAAAAAGTTTTTATACGCAGTTTTAACGGCCGGTATCGCAGGGTTTGTGAGTTCTTGTGGATCAGAGGCCAATACTCAGGCTAGCCGCCAGCCAGGAGCTGTTGCGGTTAAGGCAACAACAGTAAAAAGCGAACATGTAACGGGACTGGATGTTTATCCTGGTACGGTGGTTCCATTAAACGAAATTGAAATTCGTCCTCAGGTGAGCGGATACATTAATAAAATCTTTATCAAGGATGGACAAGAAGTAAACAAGGGACAGAAACTGTATGAAATCGACAGAAGTAAATACCAAGCGGCTTATGAACAGGCCAAAGCCAATTTAAAAAGTGCGAAGGCCAACCTTGTTAGGGTAAAGAGAGATTTGGAGCGGTATGAAGCCCTTGACGCGAAAGAGGCCATTGCCAAGCAACAGTTGGATTATGCAAAGGCTGATATTCTAACTGCAGAATCTCAGGTTGCTTCAGCAGAGGCACAAGTGAAAAGTACAGAGACAGATTACAATTATTCAGTAATTACAGCTCCCTTTGCAGGCACTGTTGGAATTTCACAAGTGAGACTTGGGGCTCAGGTTTCTGCGGGCCAGACTCTTTTGAACTCTCTTTCATCAGATGACCCTGTGTTGGTGGATTTTGTTATCAATGAAAAGAGCATCAGAAGATTCAGTAAAATGATGAAAGATGAAAACCTTCCAGATTCCACTTTTACCATCAGGTTCAATAAAAACGATGTTTATGGACATCATGGAATGCTGACAACAATAGATAGGGCAGTAGGAAGGCAATCGGGCACCATCAATTTGCGTGTTGAGTTTCCAAATCCGGAGAAAGAGCTGGTTCCTGGAATGACTGTGAACCTTCAAGTGCTTAACCAAGATATTGGAGAACAAGTGACCATTCCTTTTAAATCTGTCACTGAGCAAATGGGAGAGTATTTTGTCTACGTGATTGACAATGAGAATACTGTTCATCAACAAAATATTGTTTTAGGGTCAAAAGCGGGAGCTGACATTGTGGTAAGAGAAGGCTTGAAACCAGGACAGAAAATTGTGGTTGAGGGAATTCAGAAGCTCCGCGAAGGGGCAAAAGTAAGTACAGAAGCTCCGGCCCAGCAAAGCAAGTAA
- a CDS encoding TolC family protein encodes MRMSNYVLLWVLAGSFFLPHAVFSQDVMGDGSQPALTLEQCIQYALKNGPNMQQALLDQEIGDREIKSSLSGWFPQISASASGTRNIKLQQQPIGGELITFGQRYNSGIQFQVDQNLVNRDQIFAGRTSKYVKDQYEQNAKNTEIATVVDVSKAYYDILLTYEQLKILKENLVRQQKQYNDARSRFESGLVDKTDYQRALITLSNVKSDQKRAQESVQAKKAYLKQLMGYPLDLDIALSYSYEKMQQEALMDTTQNLLPENRIEYQQIMTEENLAQMNTGYQKWAYLPTLSANYNYNWLYFNNSFSQLYDQSYPTSAIGLTLSLPIFQGGKRHQDIRIAELQQEKVFVEKTNLEKQINTEYQTALSTYKSNLYEWRTIKTNMDLAQEVYDIIKLQYDEGIKAYVELIVAETELRTAQLNHYNAMFNLLSSKIDLDRALGNIGNN; translated from the coding sequence ATGAGAATGAGTAATTATGTGCTCTTGTGGGTGCTAGCAGGAAGTTTCTTTTTGCCACATGCCGTCTTTAGTCAAGATGTCATGGGTGACGGTAGCCAACCTGCGCTGACACTAGAGCAATGCATTCAGTATGCATTAAAAAATGGGCCTAACATGCAACAGGCCTTATTAGACCAGGAGATTGGAGATAGGGAGATAAAGTCCAGCTTGTCCGGATGGTTCCCACAGATATCGGCCAGTGCTTCTGGTACCAGAAACATCAAATTGCAGCAGCAGCCCATTGGAGGGGAGTTGATCACCTTCGGGCAACGGTACAATTCCGGAATACAGTTCCAGGTGGATCAGAATTTGGTCAATAGGGATCAGATTTTTGCTGGCAGGACCTCCAAGTATGTCAAGGACCAGTATGAGCAGAATGCAAAAAATACCGAAATCGCCACTGTGGTAGATGTGAGCAAGGCCTATTACGATATTCTCCTTACCTATGAACAATTAAAAATCTTGAAGGAGAATTTGGTGAGACAGCAAAAGCAGTACAATGATGCCAGAAGCAGGTTTGAATCTGGTTTGGTGGACAAGACGGATTATCAGAGAGCCTTGATCACACTTTCCAATGTGAAGAGTGATCAAAAAAGAGCGCAAGAAAGTGTACAAGCTAAAAAAGCGTATCTGAAACAATTGATGGGATACCCGCTTGATTTAGATATTGCTTTAAGCTACAGCTATGAGAAAATGCAGCAGGAGGCTCTTATGGATACCACTCAAAACCTACTTCCAGAAAATAGGATTGAGTACCAACAGATCATGACTGAAGAAAATTTGGCACAAATGAATACAGGTTATCAGAAGTGGGCTTATTTACCCACTTTATCGGCCAATTACAATTATAACTGGTTGTATTTCAATAACTCTTTTTCTCAACTGTATGATCAGAGCTACCCTACATCAGCCATCGGGTTGACCTTGTCATTGCCTATTTTTCAGGGAGGGAAAAGACACCAGGATATAAGAATTGCTGAGCTACAGCAGGAAAAAGTTTTTGTGGAGAAAACTAATCTTGAAAAGCAGATCAATACGGAATATCAGACAGCACTATCCACCTATAAAAGTAACCTCTATGAGTGGAGAACGATCAAAACCAATATGGACCTGGCGCAAGAAGTCTATGACATCATTAAGCTACAATACGATGAAGGGATCAAAGCTTATGTGGAGCTAATTGTGGCGGAGACTGAATTGAGAACGGCCCAGTTGAATCATTACAATGCCATGTTCAATTTACTGTCCAGCAAGATAGATCTTGACAGGGCTTTGGGAAATATAGGAAATAACTAA
- a CDS encoding TetR/AcrR family transcriptional regulator, with protein MNKKEQIFSATLDLIRDHGFHGCPMSMVAKNSNVAAGTIYHHFENKDDLIMELYHYVIQKLIDVANENDDPSMDFKTRFMNFWHAMKAFYLQEKSVQRFIDQFLNSPFYTEEIQTSDNKWHLWLRSFFEDGIRSGELRSGVRPEILAIMVHGSIISSVKVNYYHSKKVNKDQLKLGVIANMVWDGIKKQDE; from the coding sequence ATGAATAAAAAAGAACAGATATTTTCTGCCACGCTGGACCTTATTCGTGACCATGGCTTTCATGGATGCCCTATGAGCATGGTGGCAAAAAATTCAAATGTGGCAGCTGGAACGATTTATCATCATTTTGAAAATAAAGATGACTTGATCATGGAGCTTTACCATTATGTGATTCAAAAGCTTATTGATGTAGCAAATGAAAATGATGATCCTTCAATGGATTTTAAGACGAGGTTTATGAATTTTTGGCATGCCATGAAGGCTTTTTATTTACAAGAAAAGTCTGTTCAACGGTTTATCGATCAGTTTTTAAATTCTCCGTTTTATACAGAAGAAATCCAAACTTCGGACAATAAATGGCATCTATGGTTGAGAAGCTTTTTTGAGGATGGAATAAGAAGTGGAGAGCTGAGAAGTGGTGTGAGACCTGAGATTTTGGCCATTATGGTTCATGGAAGTATTATTTCATCAGTAAAAGTCAATTATTATCATTCAAAAAAGGTCAATAAGGACCAACTCAAGTTAGGAGTAATCGCCAATATGGTTTGGGACGGAATTAAAAAACAAGACGAGTAA
- a CDS encoding haloacid dehalogenase type II, translated as MKISLAFDVHGTLVDASKILEPLEDAVGEIAFDMLQTWKYKQREYAFRRRLMENDVDFSVCSKQALDFSCLHHKVNLSTKQKEGILDYSKRLPAFPEVKRALESLKDRQFRLFAFSNGPQNEVRLLLKNAGLAPLFDNIYSVEGTKTFKPDPAVYESFLRHNHTGHQFTWFISGNSFDIIGAKNVGLKVIWVQRSPEIVLDPWGIEPDQVVKDLTGLLPIFEQKVKS; from the coding sequence ATGAAAATCTCACTAGCGTTTGATGTGCATGGGACTTTAGTGGACGCTTCCAAGATTTTGGAACCATTGGAAGATGCTGTAGGAGAGATAGCCTTTGATATGCTTCAAACTTGGAAGTATAAACAGAGAGAGTATGCCTTTAGAAGGAGGTTGATGGAAAACGATGTGGATTTTTCGGTTTGTTCCAAGCAAGCGCTTGACTTTTCATGTTTGCACCACAAGGTTAACCTTAGCACTAAGCAAAAAGAGGGAATATTGGATTATAGCAAAAGATTGCCTGCTTTTCCAGAAGTAAAAAGGGCTTTGGAATCATTAAAAGATCGTCAGTTTCGTTTATTCGCTTTTTCCAATGGCCCACAAAATGAAGTGAGACTACTGCTAAAAAATGCAGGTTTGGCGCCTTTATTTGACAATATATATAGTGTGGAAGGAACAAAGACTTTTAAGCCTGATCCGGCCGTATATGAAAGTTTTCTTAGACATAACCATACTGGTCATCAGTTTACCTGGTTTATTTCCGGAAATTCATTTGACATTATAGGTGCGAAAAATGTTGGGCTAAAGGTGATTTGGGTACAACGTTCCCCTGAAATTGTTTTGGACCCATGGGGGATAGAACCGGATCAGGTTGTGAAAGATTTGACTGGCTTGCTTCCTATATTTGAGCAAAAAGTGAAGAGCTGA